TGCCGGTGCACGGGACCTGGCGGCATCTGCGCGCCAACGCGGCGCTGGCGGTGCGCACCGGTGTACCGCCGGAGAACGTGGTGCTGGCCGAGAACGGTGTCAGCGTCGACCTGGTGAACGGGGTGGCGTCGATCGCAGGGGCGGTGCCGGTCGGCAAGATGTTCGTCGACGGGTTGGTCACCGGTGATGTCGGTGAGTCGACGCTCGGTGAAAGGCTCACGCTGTCATCGGGTTTCGTCGCCATCACGGTCGTGGTGCACCGTGGTACCGGCCGCGCGGCGGGCCCGGCGCATCTGCACTCGCGGGGCTTCTCCGAGGACCCCAAGGCACTCGAGCCGGTGGCGGCCAAGGTGGCCGCCGAGCTCGAGCGCCTCGCCGGGGACCAGGTGGTCGACCCCGGGCGTATCGCGCAGGCGGTGCGGCGCACGGTCGGCAAGTGGGTGGGGGAGACCTACCGCCGCCAACCGATGATCGTGCCGACGGTCATCGAGATCTGAGCCGGCTCAGCGTTTGTTGACGTAGCCGGCATCCAGCGGCAGCGTGACCCCGGTGACGTAACGGGCCGCATCGGAGACCAGCCAGAGCACCGCATTGGCGATGTCGTCGACGTCCAGCGTCTGCACCGGCAGGGCGTTGGACATGTCCGGCCCGTTCTGCGACTCCTGGGCGAGCCCGGCCAGCCAGCTGCGGGTGAAGTCGTTGTCGATCATCGGGGTGTCGACGCCGGCCGGGTGGATGGAGTTCACCCGGATGCTGAACTGGGCCAGCACATTTGCGTACACCCGCATCAGGCCGACGATGCCGTGCTTGGCGGCCGCATAGCCGACCGAGCCGGCGATCGGGGAACCCAACCCGACCAGCCCGGCCACCGAGCTGGTCAGCACGATCGAGCCGCCGTTGCCGAACTTGACCATCGGCTTCATCGCCACGTCGACGGTGTTGTAGACGCCGGTGAGGTTCACGTCGATGACGTCCTGCCAGGCATCGTCGCCGGCCATCGGGGCGATCCCGGCGTTGGCGATGACGATGTCCAGGCGCTCCCCGAGTGCCTCGGTGCCTGCGCGCAGCGCCGACTTCAGCGAATCACGGTCGCGGACATCGGCTTGCGCGGCGAAGATCCGGGCACCGGTTCCCTCGACCAGTTTCACCGTGGCGGCCAGATCATCCGGTGTGGCCAGCGGGTAGGGCACCGACGCGATCTGCTCGCACAGATCGACGGCGATGATGTCGGCGCCCTCGGCAGCCAGCTTCACCGCGTGCGCGCGACCCTGGCCGCGCGCCGCACCGGTGATGAACGCGACCTTCCCGGACAGCGAGCCCATCTCAGCTCCTAGCCGCGCAGCTGACCCTTGGCGGGGTCCCCGGCCACCACCGGGGTCAGCATCTTGATGTCGGGTGCGCCGTCGAGGTGCTCACCGACCGCACCGAACAGCTTGCCGATCGCGGGTGCGGTGCTGTGCGTCTTGAGAGCGTCGGCGTCGGCCCACTGCTCGACGAACACGAAGGTGCCCTCGGCCTCATGCAGCGAGTAGAGCTCACAACCGGGCTCGGCGTGCACCTCGGCGATGGCCGCGGTGCAGGCCGCGCGGACGATGTCCACCGACTCGGGCTTGGCGGTCATGGTGGCGACGACGACAACGGGCATGCAACGCTCCTCGATGAGAGTGACAAGAGATGAGAATGACCGGACAGGTGTCCAGCTTACTCAGGCGATCGCGGAAGGCCGGGCGGGACACGTCCGGCCCATCCGCACCTCCCGGGCGATGAGGAACAGCGGAAAGGTCACGCTGATCGCGATGAGCATCCCGCCGATGATGTAGGCCCACACGTAGCGGACACCGTGCTTATGCGCCTCCACCAGCATCAACACCACCACGGCCGCGGTGAGCAGGAGCAGATCGAAGGTGAACGACCGGGTGGCCGCGTTCACCATCAGATCGCTGAGGAAATCGGGCATGAACGACACGCCCGAGCCCAGGTAGGCGATGTTCTGCGTCCAGGTGGCGATCAGTGCGACGACGGCGATGACGGCGTAGAGGGCGCAGCGGACCTTGCTCGAAGTGGTCATGCCGGAACGGTAGGGCGGTTCCGGCATTTCGATACCAGTTTGTGACAGGTGTGGCAGATGGTGAAAATGGGACGGAAGCGACTAGGCTGGCTGGCATGGCCAACAAGACCGCCGCCCGGTCCGGAGCCCGTTCGAGCAGTTCAAAGGGCAGTTCCAGCTCACGGACCGGATCGAAACCGGCGCGCCCGGCTGCCCCGCGCAAGCCCGCCCCCCGTAAGCCTGCGGCCCGTAAGCCGGCCGCCCGCAAGCCGGCCCCCCGGCGCGGTCCGTCCCGCTTCGCCGCCGCCGGCGCCGCCGTCGGTCGCGGCACCCGGGCCGGCTGGCTGGTGATGGCCAAGGGCGCCGGGTCCACCGCCCGCTCGGTGGGCCGGGCCCGCGACCTGGAGCCCGGCCACCGCCGCGACGGCATCGCACTCGGACTGCTCGGCGTCGCCGTCGTCGTGGCCGCCAGCTCCTGGTTCGATGCGGCACGGCCGGTCGGCGGCTGGATCGACACCGTGGTGCGCAGCGTCATCGGCGGCGCGGTGGTGCTGGTGCCGATCGTCCTGGCCGTGATCGCCGTCGTCCTGATGCGCACCGAACCGGACCCCGACGCCCGGCCCCGGCTGATCCTCGGCTCCTCGATGATCGCGCTGCCGGTGCTGGGGCTGTGGCACATCTGGGCGGGCGCCCCGCTGGACCCGGTGGACCGTCGCGAGGCCGCCGGCTTCATCGGCTTCGTGCTGGGCGGTCCGCTCTCGGACGGGCTCACCGTCTGGATCGCCACGCCGCTGCTCGTCATCGGGGTGCTGTTCGGCCTGCTGCTGCTGACCGGGACCACCATCCGGGAACTGCCCGACACGCTGCGCTCGATGTTCGGCACCCGCGAATTCGACGAGTATGACGACGACTACTACGACGAGGACGCCGAATACGACGACGTCGAGGACGACGCCGTCACCGAGGACTTCTCCGACGGCTACTACGACGACGATTACGGCGACGCGCAGAGCTGGCCGACCCCGGCCCCGCCCGCAGCCCTGCCGGCCGGGTCGCCGATGGACAACTACCCGCTGCCCGAAGAGGTGGCCGAGGCCGAACCGCCGACGGCGCCGGAACCTGTTGTGGCCAAACCCCGTAAGCCCAAGGCCGAGCCGAAGAAGCCGAAGCCCGAAGAGACCCTGGTGATGGACCGGGTGGTCGAGGGCCCCTACAACCTGCCGTCGTTGGACCTGCTGATCGCCGGTGACCCGCCCAAGCTGCGCACCGCGGCCAACGATCAGATGGAAGCCGCCATCACCTCGGTGCTGCAGCAGTTCAAGGTCGACGCCGCGGTCACCGGGTGCACCCGGGGGCCGACCGTCACCCGCTACGAGGTCGAACTCGGCCCCGGCGTGAAGGTCGAGAAGATCACCGCGCTGCACCGCAACATCGCGTATGCGGTGGCCACCGAGAGCGTCCGCATGCTCGCGCCCATCCCGGGCAAGTCCGCCGTCGGCATCGAGGTGCCCAACACCGACCGCGAGATGGTCCGGTTGGCGGACGTGCTGACCGCGCCCAGCACGCGGCGCGATCACCACCCGCTGGTGATCGGCCTGGGCAAGGACATCGAGGGCGACTTCGTCTCGGCGAACCTGGCCAAGATGCCGCACCTGCTGGTCGCCGGTTCCACCGGATCGGGTAAGTCCAGCTTCGTCAACTCGATGCTGGTCTCGCTGCTGGCGCGGGCCACCCCGGAGGAGGTCAGGATGATCCTGATCGACCCGAAGATGGTGGAACTCACGCCGTATGAAGGCATTCCGCACCTGATCACGCCGATCATCACCGAACCCAAGAAGGCCGCCGCCGCGCTGGCCTGGCTGGTCGAGGAGATGGAACAGCGCTACCAGGACATGAAGGCCTCCCGGGTGCGTCACATCGACGTGTTCAACGAAAAAGTGAGATCGGGCGAAATTTCCACGCCGCTGGGCAGCGAACGGGTCTACAAGCCCTACCCCTACATCCTGGCCATCGTCGACGAGCTCGCCGACCTGATGATGACCGCACCGCGTGACGTCGAAGAGGCGATCGTGCGCATCACGCAGAAGGCCCGCGCCGCCGGTATCCACCTGGTACTGGCCACCCAGCGGCCGTCGGTGGATGTCGTGACCGGTCTGATCAAGACCAACGTGCCGTCCCGGCTCGCGTTCGCCACCTCGTCGCTGACCGACAGCCGCGTCATCCTGGACCAGCCGGGTGCGGAGAAGCTGATCGGTATGGGCGACGGCCTGTTCCTGCCGATGGGCGCCAACAAGCCGCTGCGCATGCAGGGTGCGTTCATCACCGACGAGGAGATCCACGCCGTCGTCGAGGCCTCCAAGGAGCAGGCCGAACCGGAGTTCGTCGAGGGCGTCACCGCGGTCAAAGCGGGCGAGCGCAAGGACGTCGACCCCGACATCGGCGACGACATGGACGTCTTCCTGCAGGCGGTCGAACTGGTGGTGTCCTCGCAGTTCGGGTCCACCTCGATGCTGCAGCGCAAGCTGCGGGTCGGGTTCGCCAAGGCCGGCCGCCTGATGGACCTGATGGAGAACCGCGGCATCGTCGGCCCGTCGGAGGGCTCCAAGGCGCGCGAGGTGCTGGTCAAGCCCGACGAGCTGGCCGGCACCCTGATGCTGATCCGCGGCGGTTCGGACGCCAACGGCGCCGACACCGACGACGAGGACGAGTTCTAGAGGGTCAGCAGCATCCGGGTGTTGCCGAGGGTGTTGGGCTTGACGTAGGACAGGTCCAGGAACTCGGCAACACCGGTGTCGTAGGACCGGCACATCTCCTCGTAGACCTCGGCGGTGACCGGGGTGCCCTCGATCTCGGTGAAACCGTGCCTGCTGAAGAACTCGGTCTCGAAGGTCAGCACGAAGATGCGCTGCAGGTGCAGATTGCGCGCGACGTCCAGCAGTTGGGCGACCATCCGGTGGCCGACGCCGCGGCCGCGGACCTTGGGGTGCACGGCGACGGTGCGCACCTCGCCGAGATCGGCCCACAGCACGTGCAGCGCGCCGCAGGCGACGACCTCACCGGCCAGCTCGGCGACCCAGAACTCCTGCACCGCCTCGTACAGCGTGACCAGGTTCTTCTCCAGCAGGATCCGGCCGGCGTAGATGTCGATGAGCGCCTTGATGGCGGGTACATCGGACGTGTTGGCCCGGCGCACGGTCAGTTCATCGACGTCCTCGCTCACAGCAGGGAGAGTATCGGTTTGTGCAACCGATATTCTGTTGCGGTGCCGGGGCAATCAGACATCGATCCAGTTGTGCCCCGTGCATCCGTGGCGAACGTCGCCAACCTGCTCACGGGGCTGCGGCTGGTCCTGGTCCCGGTGTTCCTGGCGGCGCTGTTCGTCGGCGACGGCCATGAGACGTTCTGGCGAACAGTCGCATTCGCGATCTTCGCGGTGGCGGTCATCACAGACCACTTCGACGGGGCGCTGGCCCGCGCCTACGGCATGGTCACCGAATTCGGGAAACTGCTCGACCCGATCGCGGACAAGCTGCTGATCGGCTCGGCGCTGATCGGGCTGTCGATGCTCGGTGACCTGCCCTGGTGGATCACCATCGTCATCATGGCCCGCGAGATCGGGGTCACCCTGCTGCGATTCGCGGTGCTGCGGCACGGGGTGATCCCGGCCAGCCGCGGTGGAAAGCTGAAAACCCTGGTCCAGGCGGTGGCGATCGGCCTGTTCATCCTGCCGATCGCGGTCTGGCCGCCGATCTGGTTGACGTTGGCGACCGGGCTGATGTGGCTGGCGGTGCTGCTCACCGTGCTGACCGGTTTCGATTACGTGCTCTCCGCGGTCCGCGATTCCCGGACCCGTCCGGCTACCTGAGCGCTCCGGGAACCAGCGGCCGCCCGGTGTCGTTGACCTTTGTATGACGGTACTGATGCGCGAAGTGATCGGCGACGTACTGCGCGAGGCCCGGACCGGGCAGGGACGCACCCTTCGTGAGGTGTCCGACGCCGCGCGGGTCAGCCTGGGCTATCTCTCGGAAGTGGAACGCGGCCGCAAAGAGGCCTCCAGTGAGCTGCTGAACGCGATCTGCGAGGCCCTCGACATCCCGATGTCGCGGGTGCTGTTCAGCGCGGGGGAGCAGATGGCCCGCAACGAAGGGGTCGTCACCGGGATCGACGCCGCGACCAAGGTCGTCATCCCGCAGGTTGTGTCCATGGCGGTGGCCTGACCCGGTGCCGAACCGATAGGTTGGCACCCAAGAAATTGCACACTGCAGTTGCGCACACTCGACCACACGAAGGCGGAATGAAATGGCCAACCCGTTCGTCAAGGCGTGGAAGTACCTCATGGCGCTGTTCAGCTCGAAGGTCGACGAGTACGCCGATCCGAAGGTGCAGATCCAGCAGGCCATCGAGGACGCCCAGCGTCAGCACCAGGCGCTGACCCAGCAGGCCGCCCAGGTCATCGGTAACCAGCGCCAGCTGGAGATGCGGCTGAACCGCCAGCTCGCCGACATCGAGAAGCTCCAGGCCAATGTGCGCCAGGCGCTCACCCTGGCCGATCAGGCCGCGGCCAACGGTGACGCGGCGAAGGCCACCGAATACACCAACGCCGCCGAGGCTTTCGCCGCCCAGCTGGTGACCGCCGAGCAGAGCGTCGAGGACCTCAAGGCCCTGCACGACCAGTCGCTGCAGGCCGCCGGCCAGGCCAAGAAGGCCGTCGAGCAGAACTCGATGATGCTGCAGCAGAAGATCGCCGAGCGCACCAAGCTGCTGTCCCAGCTCGAGCAGGCCAAGATGCAGGAGCAGGTCAGCAAGTCGCTGCGGTCGATGAGTGAGATCTCCGCGCCGGGCACCACCCCCAACCTCGACGAGGTCCGGGAGAAGATCGAGCGCCGCTACGCGAACGCGATGGGCGCCACCGAGCTCGCGCAGAACTCGGTGCAGGGCCGCATGATGGAGGTCCAGCAGGCCAGCGTGCAGATGGCCGGGCACTCCCGCCTCGAGCAGATCCGCGCCTCGATGCGTGGTGAAGCACTGCCGTCCGGCGGCGCCACCGCCCCGGCCACCCCCGCCGCCAACCCGCCCGCGGCGACCCCGGAAAACCCACTGCCCCAATAGGATTGATTGATATGGCGAGCGGATACAAGACGACGCAGCAACGCGGCTGGCGGGCGCTTCTCGCCCGCGGGGTGCAGGGCGGCATCGACACCGCTGCCGAGTACTCCGGTTTGCTGGCCGAAAAGCTCGCCATGATGTCCGATCCGCGGGCCAAGCTGCTGCGCAAGCGGCGCTGGGCGCTGCGACTGGCGGTGTTCTTCGGCGTCAGCAGCCTGTTCTGGGTGCTGGTGACCGCCGTCCTGGCGTCCTGGAGCACCCCGGTGTGGGCACTGATCGTGACCGGCGTGATCGCCTCCGGTGCGGCGTTCCCGGCCACGTGGGCGTTCCTGCGCTACCGGTGGCTGCGCGCCGAACCGCTGCCCGCCGGCCCGGCCGCCCGCCGGATGCCGCCCTACGGGTCCGCTGCGCGTAAGCCGATGGCGGCGCTGGCGTCCTCCGAGCGGGGGCTCTACTCACTGCTGGGTGTGCTGCAGCGGGGCAGGATGCTGCCTGCCGAGGACCTCAAGGACATCGCCGACGCGGCCGGGCAGACCGCGGCCACCATGGCGGCCACCGCCAACGAGGTGGTGGCCATGGAGCGCGCCGGGGCGTCCTCACCGCGGTCGCGGGCACACCTGGCGGCGACCATCGGCGCTTACACGGCCCAGCTGCACCACGGCGCCCGCCAGTACGACGAGATGGTGACCGCGGCGGCTCAATTGGTGTCCTCGCTGAACGCCGGTCCGCACGCGGTGCCCGGGGCGCGGCGCTACCGTGACGAGCTGGTCGAGGCCACCGACCGGCTCCAGGGCTGGGCACAGGCCTACAACGAACTGGGGCAGTTGCGCGGGGCCTGATTCGGCGGGTGGGAGCGACAGCGACTCGGGGCAACTCAGATGTCGTGGGTGCCCAGTTCCGCCGATTCCGGTCGGGCCCCGTAGCGGTCGATATAGGACTGGTGCTTGGCGGCGTCGCGCTTGCGGGCCAGGGCATCGACCAGCGACGGGTCCAGCCCGTGCGCCCGCAACATGTGCCGGCGCCAGATCTTGTTCAGCGCATGCGAGAAGTAGACGAACGGGATGAGGATCGGCACCGTCATCGACAGGTGCACGTACAAGGTCGTCGGGATCAGCCAGAACGGCGCCAGGACCAGCACAGCGGGCACCAGGACCCGCAGCATCACCCGGCGGGTGGCACCCGGGCCGGCCAGGTCGTTTCGCACCCAGTCGAGCATGGCGGGCGGCAGCGGCTTACCGAGGCAGTACCTGATCAGCTGGAACAGATTGGGCTTGCTTGTGCTCATCGAGCTCAGAGTCTAGGGCGCAACCCGGGAATCACCGCGCCGATCACCCCGCGGACCAGCGCCTTGGCCATGTCGAACTGGTCGAAGTAATCCCGCCACAGGGTGATGCGGCCGTCGTGCACCTCGAACACCCCGCACACCCAGAACTTCAGGACGACGGGACCGATCCGGATCACGTCGGTGCGTTCGTTGAGCACGCTGACCCCGTCGGCGGCGCTGCGGTGGATCTTGACGTCGAAGCCCAGGTTGCGCCCCTCCATACCCTTGAACAGCTTCAGGGTGCGGGCGCGGCCGTGGATGGTCGGCAGGCCGACGTTCTGGTAGACGAGGTTCTCGTCGAGCAGGTCGGCCGCGGTGTCCAGGTCGGGTCCGCGCAACGAGAACAAGAAGCGATCCACCGTCGCGATGTTGTCGGTACCTGTGCCGGTCGGTGCCACCGGGTCGGTCATGCCTCTCAGGGTAGAGCGTCTCGGCTGTGACAGGGTGATGTTGTGAAGGTAGCCGTGGTCGCCGGACCCGATCCCGGTCATGCATTCCCGGCCATTGCGCTGTGCCTGCGCTTCCTGGCCGCGGGAGATTCCCCGACGCTGTTCACCGGGGAGCAGTGGCTCGACACCGCCCGCGCGGCGGGCGTCGACGCCGAGCTGCTGGCGGGTCTGGATCCCGACGACGGTGACGACGATCAGGACGCCGGGGCCAAGATCCACCACCGGGCGGCCCGGATGGCGGTGCTCAACGCGCCCGCCATGGGCACGCTGGCACCGGATCTGGTGTGCTCGGACGTGATCACCGCGTGCGGCGGGATGGCCGCCGAACTGCTCGGCCTGCCGTGGGTCGAAGTCGACCCGCACCCGCTCTATCTGCCGTCCAAGGGGTTGCCCCCGGTGGGCAGTGGTCTGGCCCCCGGCGTCGGTCTGCGTGGCCGGGTCCGCGACACGGTGTTGCGGACACTGACCGCACGTTCGATCCGGGCCGGGAACCGGGACCGGGCGGCGGCCCGGGCGGGTATCGGTCTGCCCGCGCGCGATCCGGGTCCGATGCGGCGTCTGATCGCGACGCTGCCGGCGTTGGAGGTCGAGCGCCCGGACTGGCCGGAGGAGGCCGTCCTGGTCGGACCGCTGCATTTCGAGCCGACCGAGGCGGTGCTGACGCCGCCGCCGGGGCGGGGCCCGCTGGTGATGGTCGCGCCGTCGACGGCGACCACCGGCACCACCGGCCTCGCCGAACTCGCGTTGAGCGCATTGGCGCCCGGGCGCGGGCTGCCGGCGGGCCTGCGGGTGGCGGTATCGCGGTTGGGCGGTGACGCATTGGCGGTGCCGGACTGGGCGGTGGTCGGCCTCGGACGCCAGGACGAACTGCTCGCCCACGCCGATGTGCTGGTGTGCGGGGGAGGCCACGGCATCGTGGCCAAATCGCTGCTGCACGGCGTGCCACTGGTTACCGTGCCCGGTGGCGGGGACCAGTGGGAGATCGCCAATCGTGTTGTCCGGCAAGGTAGCGGCCGGCTGATCCGGCCGCTGACGGCCGAGGCGTTGACCGCCGCCGTCGGCGAGGTCCTCGCCGACCCGACGTACCGGGCCGCCGCCGAACGGGCCCGGGCCGGGGCGGACGCGGTGGCCGATCCGGTACGGGTGTGCCATGACGCGCTCGGAGCGACTCGGTAGGTTGGCCGGGTGCGTCTCACCGAGTTCAACGAACGTGTCACCGGTCTGTTCGGTGGCGCCTACGGGGCGTCGGTGCTCGTCGACCACGTGTTGAGCGCGTTGGGCGGGCGCACCGCGGCCCAGGCCATCGAGGCCGGGGTGGATCCGCGCACCGTGTGGCGGGCGCTGTGCGCCGACTTCGATGTGCCGCGCGATCAGTGGTGAGAGCGGCATCTGTCGCTGCCGGCGTTTTCGGCGTATACCGGAGCTATGGGTCTGGGTGATCATCCGATGCGGACACCGTTCTACGGGGTGCTGTTGGTGATCGCCGCGCTGGCGCTGTGCTGGCTGGCGGCATCCGTCCTGACCGGATGGCCGGTGGGGCTGGGATATGCCGCCGCCGTCGTCGTGGGCGTGATCGGGTTCGTCATGACGCTGCGGGATCTCGACAACTTCCCGAACTGGCGTCGTTGAGCCGAGCGCGAGCCGAGTTCACCAGCGCCAGCGTGGCCGTCGTCGCCGCCGCCAGCCCGGCGCATTCCGCCGCGGTCAGGGTCCCGCACGCCCAGTCCCAGTGCGCGGACACCGTGTCCCCGGGCCGCGGCATCGCTGCCAACGAGGCCCCGTCGCGGCTCCACCGCACCCGGTCTACTGTCGGCGCCCCGAGTGCGAGCAGACCGTCCGCGTAGACCAACGGTCGCGATGTGATCACCGCGTGCTCGTCGGTGACCGATTCCACGACACCGGAGCGGATGCGGCAGTTCTGCATGATCCGCACCGGGGTCACCGGGTCGCGATCCAGGAACCGCACCCACGGGTAGACCACGAAGACATGGAAGCTGTGGTGCGCCAGCACACCTTCCGGCCCGGTCAGCTCCGCCAGCAGACCGGTGGCCTGGCCGCCGAACGCGGTGCGTAACCGGTGCAGTAGCCCGTCGGGGTCGACCCGGTCCAGCAGATCGCCGCCGATCCAGTACGAGCGCACCACGGCGTCATCGAGCGGGTCGGCTCCGCCGACGGCATCGGCCAGCGCCTGGAGATACGGCCAGGCGCCGTCGAATTCCCGCGCGTGAGCGCTGAGGGTGCCGGCCTGCAACAACTCCGCCGGATCCGGCGGCCCGCAGTAGCCGAGTTCGTTCGGCGGGTAGGCATACCGGGCGAACAGCGCGTCTCCGGTCATTCAGCAGATCCGCGGGAGCTGTTCACCGAGGGGGAGATCGACCACCCGGGTACCGCCCAGCGCGGTGCGGGCCACCACCATCCCCGGATGCTCGGCGACGCAGCGGCCGATCACCGCGGCCCGCACCCCGAGCGGATGGTCCAGCATGGCGGCCAGCACCCGTTTGGCGTCCCCGGGCGGCACGAACGCCAGCAGCTTGCCCTCGTTGGCGACCTGCAGCGGGTCCAGCCCGAGCAACCCGCACGCGTCACGCACCTCGGCCGGGATCGGGAGGGTGCGCTCATCGAGGGTCACACCCACCTGCGCGGCCCGCGCGATCTCGTTCAGCGTCGCGGCCACCCCGCCACGCGTCGGATCACGCAGCGCATGCACGTCCGCTCCGGTATCGATCATGGCGGCCACCAGCCCGTGCAGCGGTGCGGTGTCGCTGGCGACGGTGGTCCCGAACTCCAGCCCCTCGCGGCAGCTCATCACCGCCACCCCGTGCACACCGATATCGCCGCTGACGATGACCACGTCACCGGGCGCCGCCCGCTGTGGCCGGATGTCGGCGCGCGGGTCGACGACGCCGATCCCGGTGGTGTTGATGAACACGCCGTCCCCGTGCCCGGTGTCGACGACCTTGGTGTCGCCGGTGACGAGTTTCACGCCCGCCGCCAGTGCGGCCGTGCCGACCGCCTGCGCGACATGCGCGATGTCCTGCAGAGCGGTGCCCTCCTCCAGGATGAACGCCGTCGACAGCACCAGCGGGCGCGCGCCGGCCATCGCGAGATCGTTCACGGTGCCGTT
This region of Mycolicibacterium diernhoferi genomic DNA includes:
- a CDS encoding DUF3046 domain-containing protein; the protein is MRLTEFNERVTGLFGGAYGASVLVDHVLSALGGRTAAQAIEAGVDPRTVWRALCADFDVPRDQW
- a CDS encoding DUF6390 family protein, whose product is MTGDALFARYAYPPNELGYCGPPDPAELLQAGTLSAHAREFDGAWPYLQALADAVGGADPLDDAVVRSYWIGGDLLDRVDPDGLLHRLRTAFGGQATGLLAELTGPEGVLAHHSFHVFVVYPWVRFLDRDPVTPVRIMQNCRIRSGVVESVTDEHAVITSRPLVYADGLLALGAPTVDRVRWSRDGASLAAMPRPGDTVSAHWDWACGTLTAAECAGLAAATTATLALVNSARARLNDASSGSCRDPAAS
- the hypE gene encoding hydrogenase expression/formation protein HypE; translation: MPETPAIDIESWVCPAPLRDAPNIVMGHGGGGAMSAELIEHLFLPAFGPAAEAGLGDAAVITVGDARLAFSTDSFVVKPLTFPGGTIGDLAVNGTVNDLAMAGARPLVLSTAFILEEGTALQDIAHVAQAVGTAALAAGVKLVTGDTKVVDTGHGDGVFINTTGIGVVDPRADIRPQRAAPGDVVIVSGDIGVHGVAVMSCREGLEFGTTVASDTAPLHGLVAAMIDTGADVHALRDPTRGGVAATLNEIARAAQVGVTLDERTLPIPAEVRDACGLLGLDPLQVANEGKLLAFVPPGDAKRVLAAMLDHPLGVRAAVIGRCVAEHPGMVVARTALGGTRVVDLPLGEQLPRIC